The Sorghum bicolor cultivar BTx623 chromosome 6, Sorghum_bicolor_NCBIv3, whole genome shotgun sequence genome contains the following window.
aggctcggcggcggcgtcggcggctcccTGCACCTTCTCTCGCCAgtcgcctcgcgccctcgcctgcgtcctccgcgcaccggccggcgaccctgcgtacgcacctccctctcccctcctcCGCCTCTGTTGTTCCCGTGGGAGCTCGGCCAGCTGCCCAGGGtggccgggccttggctccgccGGTGGCTTACATGTAATTGCAGAGATGAACGTAGTGGTGCCACCACAATCTCCACATCTTCGCCTATATGAATTCGCCAAGAGTGCTCTCATCAGAATTTTTGCCTTTCCTTATGCCACGGTCTGCTATATGCTCCTCAATTTCATGATCTTCAGTTTATTCCAAATTATCGCAGCAGAATCCTGAAAGTTATTTTATTGGTTGCAAAATGCCTAAGGTATGTGACCTGTATTGCGACGGTGGAGTGGATACAGACAAGTGGTGTGATTGCCAGGTTGGCCACTACATAGGCATCGGTAGGCTGCCTCTCACTAGCACCAGCCCTCCATGGTCTCTTGGTTACACTGTCAACAAGTTAATTTGATCATCATACCATTTGCTATAACAGATGCCTCTGCGTCCGGTGTCAATGATGCCCGTGAGCTATGGGACAACAAGAGGAAACCTTTCACCGCTGAATTCATCGAGTTGGATCCTACTGATGTGACTCTCCCTCTATGCCTTCCAACACAAACAAATGCACTAAGGCACTGGCACAAACACTTTAGAGCTGACAATTAGTTTGTGTTACAATTGCACGGCAGGATGGTTTTGAAGCTCAAGTGCAGGAAAAGGGCATCCAAGCAGATATGGTTTGCTGTATGCAGCACTTGCAGGCGAGTTGGTTGTTCTCTGGAACTGTGGAATATGATATACTTGTGAGCTTTGCTAATCTTTACATTGTACTTTTTGAAAGATAGTTATGCTTTGAGAGTGAAGAACGGGCCAAGAAGCTTCTGAACAATGTATCATCACTTCTCAAACCTGGAGGCTACTTTTTTGGCTTGACTCCAGATTCATCTACAATATGGTATACCCACCACAATACCACATGAATTTTGTTCTTATGTCCTAatgtcttttcttttctttttttccttccAAAAGAAATTTTCTTCTAAGCTTTGGTGGTCATCCGCCAACCAAGCAAATTATATAGGCTAGCATTTATGCTTCACTGCAAATAAACTTTAATTTCTCCAGTACAAATTTAGCGTGCAATGTGCTTGACCAAACTTTGCTCTTTATTATctttctaagtttttttcttATTCTGTAGGACAAAGTATCAAAAGAATGTTGAGGCTTCACATAATAAGGGTCTGAAGGCTGTTCCAAATAGCATTCGCTCAGAGAACTATACAATTACCTTTGAAGTCGAGGAAGAAAAGTATGAGCTCAAATTGTATATACTAAACATACCTGGAAACTTTTGTTACACTGACTTCCTGAGCTGGTATCATGTGATATATGGTGCAGGTTTCCCGTTTTTGGAAAGAAGTACCAACTCAAATTTGCGAGTGATGCAGTGTTTGAAAATCACTGCCTAGTTCACTTTCCCAGCCTTTTGAGGTTATCCTTCTCATTTATTTTCAACATTTTGTCGTATAGCCCAGCTATCATTATAAACCTAGAACCTCTGTAAATTCAAGCAAGTTGAGTGATGAGAGTTTTCACAATGCTAGGTTGTGTTGAAACAGATTAGCAAGGGAAGCTGGACTTGAATATGTGGAGATTCAGAATTTAACCGAGTTTTATGATGATAACAGGTAGTATGTTATTTTCATGCAATGATTTTCCTGTTGGTTCTCTGTAGAGTGTGTTTTTTTGTGGTAATTCATTTGCTCTTCAATTTATTCCATTCATCGCCTGCTGTCCCAATAAATGCAACATGGTTACTACCAAACAATGTTGGATGTCTGAAACCGTATTTGACTCTTGGTTCTGACTGACCCAGAACACAATTTGCTCCAATGCTTGGTGGTTACAGTGCAAGTTTTTTGGATGCTCGTGGGAAGCTTGTTGCTCGTTCCTACGACATTTTAGGTGGTGCAGAGTTCTTCCTTTTGCTGCATTGGATTGTAAGGTCCAGTTTACTCAATGTTTCAGCTGGTTTGTGCAGGCTTGTATTCAACATTTGTATTCCAGAAGCCTGATCCAGATGCAATACCACCGATTGTATCTCCCGACTTGCATGATCCTGATAATGCTCATGAAGAGGTCTGTTTCTTCGGTGCTTAGTAGCTAGTTGTAGGTTTTTATTTTCTGTTTCATTGGAAATGTTGTTGGTCTAACACTTTGACTGAACAGCAAGAATGGCTCCAGCCACAGCAGGCATCAGTGGAAGATGAGAGGCGCTTGCATGCGGATGTGCTTCCCATAGACCCAGCGAAAGGCATCCTGGGTCCTGGACCTGCAGACATGAGGCTTTAGTTGCTGGAAATTCAAATGCAGCTGAACCTGGGTAGTGATGTTTTTTCATGTGCGGTGTTACCACTTTCCACTAAGGACATTTTCCCATAGCCCCATGTGGCCATGGGACCCATATGAGTTCAGAAAAATATCAAACAACATTACAAGGCTATGTAATGTTCGTAGTTTTGAGGCTTGACCAGATCTTGCCGTAAACGACATGTTTTATGACCAGAATGAGTACCATTTTTTAATGTCCTAAAATTATTTCTGGCTGCAAGGCTCAACGAAATCAGTTCAGTGTATGCTCTCGTCTCTGTCTTAGGGCAGCTGAACTGCCGAAATGATCCAAACTTTAACAAATAAtgcaatatatttcataatctGTTTGTGAGAAAGCGTGAAAAGAGTCAAGAGACTTGAATTTAAGGTTTCAACAGTCATAAGTATACGAATTCTACATACTAATTTGAATTAGCCATTAAATTGAGTATCATCTTTTCAATATAAATTATTGCAATATTTAAATTGCAGTTCTCTTCCATTCAGGCAGGTGATTACATCATCAGCGCCGGTCGTATTCCAAAGGATTTGGCCATTTGCTTTACCAGTTAAACTAAGCAATTTAGCAAGTATAACCTTTTTTAATTGGAAAGTAATAAGGATTTCGTTTCCCAACAGAAATAACAGAAAGCAACCTCtccaatttgttttttttagaaagaagaggatttttttttccttGTCCCAACTAGCTCTACATGAGGCATTCGCTAAACCAACTCTGTCAACCGTATACGATACTTGATATCCTCTGTTCTAAACAAAACAAGAGGGGCCTCTAATGAGCTTACTGTTGCAATATATAACACACCAAGTGGGTTTATATGAGACTGACATACGAGCTAACATTTCGCAATCATGTGCATCACGTTGCCAGTCCGCCAGAGTAAGGTAGACTTTGTTCCATTGGTACTGGTATTTGCCCACAAATATTCTACAtcgacgagagagagagagagagagatgctaATGGTATGAGTTCA
Protein-coding sequences here:
- the LOC8082859 gene encoding mRNA cap guanine-N7 methyltransferase 2 codes for the protein MNVVVPPQSPHLRLYEFAKSALIRIFAFPYATVCDLYCDGGVDTDKWCDCQVGHYIGIDASASGVNDARELWDNKRKPFTAEFIELDPTDDGFEAQVQEKGIQADMVCCMQHLQLCFESEERAKKLLNNVSSLLKPGGYFFGLTPDSSTIWTKYQKNVEASHNKGLKAVPNSIRSENYTITFEVEEEKFPVFGKKYQLKFASDAVFENHCLVHFPSLLRLAREAGLEYVEIQNLTEFYDDNRTQFAPMLGGYSASFLDARGKLVARSYDILGLYSTFVFQKPDPDAIPPIVSPDLHDPDNAHEEQEWLQPQQASVEDERRLHADVLPIDPAKGILGPGPADMRL